A section of the Humulus lupulus chromosome 2, drHumLupu1.1, whole genome shotgun sequence genome encodes:
- the LOC133814479 gene encoding uncharacterized protein LOC133814479, which yields MARGGHTRNGGGTQTHTTTAQQISNDDPSYTDTNRFSHLDNTRISREEARNPYFLAHSDHPGARLVPKVLTRGKNYSSWKRSMMVSLLAKNKIKFVNGTLPQPNPDDDDYDAWCQCNNMVISWIPHAVSSDIANRIMYLDDPSAIWVELHDHFHQNNGPRVFEVKCSMQVLTQGCNNVTTYLTRLKAL from the coding sequence ATGGCTCGTGGAGGTCATACTCGCAATGGTGGAGGTACTCAGACGCACACTACGACTGCTCAACAAATCTCCAATGATGATCCCTCTTATACAGATACCAATCGATTCTCTCATTTGGACAACACCCGTATTTCTCGGGAAGAAGCTCGCAATCCCTATTTTCTTGCCCATAGTGATCATCCTGGTGCTAGACTTGTGCCAAAAGTTCTTACTAGAGGCAAGAACTATAGTTCTTGGAAGCGATCTATGATGGTTTCTCTGCTTGCCAAGAACAAAATCAAGTTTGTCAATGGAACACTACCTCAGCCTAATCCCGACGATGATGATTATGATGCTTGGTGTCAATGCAACAACATGGTTATTTCATGGATTCCACATGCGGTTTCTAGTGATATAGCTAATAGAATCATGTATCTTGATGATCCCTCTGCCATCTGGGTTGAGTTACACGATCATTTCCACCAGAACAATGGTCCGAGAGTTTTTGAGGTGAAATGTTCTATGCAAGTTCTTACTCAAGGTTGCAACAATGTCACAACATATTTGACTCGCCTTAAAGCCCTTTAG